A genome region from Archaeoglobus fulgidus DSM 4304 includes the following:
- the cdhA gene encoding CO dehydrogenase/acetyl-CoA synthase complex subunit alpha gives MVLEFGKGAFVVDDLRNVTIKIGEIAEEEEEWAPMGPTPMPGIATLRDWDFFLLKRYKPFYAPACDMCCLCTMGKCDLTGNKRGACGIDLAAQTGRIVTIACSIGVSAHTGHARHMLHDIEHMTGKKLSEIPVDLGPEIDEVAPLTELITGIKPKTLEDLERALRYAEEQIVQVVDAVHTGQEGSYLDYESKALHLGMLDSLGKEIADIAQICAFGYPKGEDNQPLIEVGMGVMDRSKAMILVIGHHAPPVLNIADYIEENGLEDEVDLGGICCTANDMTRYYQKAKIVSALGRQLKVIRAGLADVIVIDEQCIRADILYHTKKLGIPVICTNEKAMHALPDMTKEEPKNIIKYLLDGNPGCVILDPLKVGEVAVEVARARRKQRGDDIGPRLTEEQFMEYARACTQCGNCTIACPQGIRIGEAMEAAENGDRSKLEKEWDVCIACGRCEQVCPKGIPIIDMYNYAAWNLIVNEKGKLRRGRGPIRDSEIRNVGAPIVLGTIPGIIAVIGCGNYPNGTRDAYTIMDEFASRNYIVVTTGCMAFDAALYKDEEGQTVYEKYHDRFDGGGVVQIGSCVANAHIHGAAIKVARIFAKRNIRANYEEIADYILNRVGACGVAWGAYSQKAASIATGFNRLGIPAVVGPHGSKYRRAFLGRPYNDEDWMVYDARTGEKVRIEPAPQDLLVAAETIEEAIPLMAKLCFRPNDTTQGRSIKLTHYIDLSLKYLKRMPDDWHLFVRTEADLPLAKKEELLKELEDKHGWKIDWQKKKIVEGPIRGYHAGFNPTNLERCLRDGFMTV, from the coding sequence ATGGTGCTTGAATTCGGAAAGGGAGCTTTTGTTGTAGACGACCTAAGGAACGTCACCATAAAAATAGGAGAAATAGCAGAAGAGGAAGAAGAATGGGCTCCAATGGGTCCAACGCCAATGCCGGGCATCGCAACCCTTCGCGATTGGGACTTCTTCCTGCTGAAGCGCTACAAGCCCTTCTACGCCCCCGCTTGCGACATGTGCTGCCTCTGTACGATGGGGAAGTGTGACCTGACGGGGAACAAGAGGGGAGCGTGCGGTATCGATTTGGCTGCTCAAACGGGTAGAATTGTGACCATTGCCTGCTCCATTGGTGTTTCCGCCCATACTGGCCACGCAAGGCACATGCTCCACGACATTGAGCACATGACGGGCAAGAAGCTTAGCGAGATTCCGGTTGACCTCGGCCCCGAAATTGATGAAGTTGCACCGCTCACAGAGCTCATTACGGGAATAAAGCCAAAGACGCTTGAGGATTTGGAAAGGGCTCTGAGGTATGCTGAGGAGCAGATTGTGCAGGTTGTTGATGCAGTCCACACAGGTCAGGAGGGTAGCTACCTCGATTACGAGAGCAAGGCTCTCCACCTCGGTATGCTCGACTCTCTTGGAAAGGAGATTGCAGATATAGCCCAGATTTGCGCCTTTGGCTATCCGAAGGGTGAGGACAACCAGCCCCTCATCGAGGTCGGAATGGGTGTAATGGACAGAAGCAAGGCCATGATTCTCGTCATCGGTCACCACGCGCCACCTGTGCTGAACATTGCAGACTACATTGAGGAAAATGGACTTGAGGATGAGGTTGACCTCGGCGGTATCTGCTGCACGGCAAACGACATGACCAGATACTACCAGAAGGCAAAGATTGTCTCGGCATTGGGTAGGCAGCTTAAGGTAATCAGGGCTGGACTGGCTGACGTAATAGTTATCGATGAGCAGTGCATAAGGGCGGACATCCTCTACCACACTAAGAAGCTCGGCATCCCGGTAATCTGCACAAACGAGAAGGCGATGCACGCTCTGCCCGACATGACGAAGGAAGAGCCAAAGAACATCATCAAGTACCTGCTCGATGGCAATCCGGGATGTGTCATCCTCGACCCGCTGAAGGTTGGAGAAGTTGCGGTTGAGGTTGCGAGGGCGAGGAGGAAGCAGAGAGGAGACGATATTGGGCCGAGACTCACAGAGGAGCAGTTCATGGAGTATGCAAGGGCATGCACGCAGTGCGGAAACTGTACAATTGCCTGCCCGCAGGGAATCAGAATCGGCGAGGCGATGGAGGCTGCTGAAAACGGAGACAGGAGCAAGCTGGAGAAGGAGTGGGATGTTTGCATTGCATGCGGAAGGTGTGAACAGGTCTGTCCAAAGGGCATTCCGATCATCGACATGTACAACTACGCAGCATGGAATCTCATCGTGAACGAGAAAGGTAAGTTGAGAAGGGGTAGAGGTCCTATAAGGGATTCAGAAATTAGGAATGTTGGTGCTCCGATCGTTCTGGGAACGATTCCGGGAATAATCGCTGTCATAGGATGTGGAAACTACCCGAACGGAACAAGGGATGCTTACACCATAATGGATGAGTTTGCATCAAGAAACTACATTGTGGTTACAACGGGCTGTATGGCCTTTGATGCTGCACTCTACAAGGATGAGGAAGGACAGACAGTCTATGAGAAATACCACGACAGGTTCGATGGCGGTGGAGTCGTGCAGATCGGTAGCTGTGTCGCTAACGCCCACATTCACGGAGCTGCAATCAAGGTTGCGAGAATCTTTGCCAAGAGAAACATCAGGGCCAACTACGAGGAGATTGCAGACTACATCCTGAACAGAGTTGGTGCGTGCGGTGTTGCCTGGGGAGCTTACAGCCAGAAAGCTGCATCAATCGCTACAGGCTTCAACAGGCTCGGAATCCCTGCAGTTGTAGGCCCGCACGGCAGCAAGTACAGAAGAGCTTTCCTTGGCAGACCATATAACGATGAAGACTGGATGGTTTACGATGCAAGGACTGGAGAAAAGGTCAGAATTGAGCCAGCCCCGCAGGATTTGCTTGTTGCCGCTGAAACCATTGAGGAGGCAATCCCGCTGATGGCAAAGCTCTGCTTCAGGCCGAACGACACAACTCAGGGAAGGTCCATCAAGCTGACGCACTACATCGACCTCAGTCTGAAGTACCTCAAGCGCATGCCAGATGACTGGCACCTCTTTGTCAGAACTGAGGCAGACTTACCACTAGCCAAGAAGGAAGAACTGCTGAAGGAGCTTGAGGACAAGCACGGCTGGAAGATTGACTGGCAGAAGAAGAAGATTGTCGAGGGGCCAATCAGGGGCTACCATGCTGGCTTCAACCCGACGAACCTTGAGAGATGCCTCAGAGATGGATTCATGACGGTGTGA
- the cdhB gene encoding CO dehydrogenase/acetyl-CoA synthase complex subunit epsilon, translating to MAKALEQPFDVANIPGPKMATLLEKGKPVANMIKKAKRPLLIVGPDMTDEMFERVKKFVEKDITVVATGSAITRFIDAGLGEKVNYAVLHELTQFLLDPDWKGFDGQGNYDLVLMLGSIYYHGSQMLAAIKNFAPHIRALAIDRYYHPNADMSFGNLWKKEEDYLKLLDEILAEL from the coding sequence ATGGCCAAGGCTTTGGAACAGCCCTTTGATGTGGCCAACATTCCTGGGCCAAAGATGGCAACTCTGCTTGAGAAGGGGAAGCCGGTTGCAAACATGATAAAGAAGGCAAAGAGGCCACTGCTCATCGTTGGTCCAGATATGACCGATGAGATGTTTGAGAGAGTAAAGAAATTCGTTGAGAAAGATATCACAGTTGTGGCAACGGGAAGTGCCATCACGAGGTTCATTGATGCTGGTTTGGGCGAGAAGGTGAACTACGCGGTCCTTCACGAGCTGACGCAGTTCCTGCTCGACCCGGACTGGAAGGGATTTGACGGGCAGGGCAACTACGACCTCGTGCTCATGCTGGGCAGCATCTACTACCACGGCTCCCAGATGCTTGCAGCGATAAAGAACTTCGCCCCGCACATCAGAGCTCTCGCTATAGACCGCTACTACCACCCCAATGCTGACATGAGCTTTGGAAACCTCTGGAAGAAGGAAGAGGACTACCTGAAGCTGCTGGACGAAATTCTGGCAGAGCTTTAA
- the rlmB gene encoding 23S rRNA (guanosine(2251)-2'-O)-methyltransferase RlmB produces the protein MRLTDVNSIKEALLEGKVVRIYHSGERNPKISEILEIARKKGVPIYRKDGERFSAEVSPIKYADFEFIVKKALTGGSFILFLDNVVDQRNIGACIRTAEFFGAAGVVLPKRRVGSIQEGAVKASAGAVFHIPIARVENFASAIKKLKKLGFTTLAADLDGEDLEAVSLLLPAAVVIGGEDRGVSRPVKKQCDFVVKIPGVGKVNSLNLSVAAGIFLYTLSRQKY, from the coding sequence GTGAGGCTCACGGATGTGAACAGCATAAAGGAGGCTTTGCTCGAAGGGAAGGTTGTCAGAATCTATCATTCGGGAGAAAGAAACCCAAAGATATCCGAAATTCTTGAGATTGCTAGGAAAAAAGGAGTGCCCATTTACAGGAAGGACGGTGAGAGATTTTCCGCCGAAGTATCTCCAATAAAGTACGCGGACTTTGAATTCATCGTAAAAAAGGCCTTAACAGGCGGCTCCTTCATTCTCTTCCTCGACAATGTCGTTGATCAGAGGAACATAGGTGCGTGCATAAGGACTGCAGAGTTCTTCGGTGCTGCAGGAGTTGTTCTGCCGAAGAGAAGGGTTGGCAGCATTCAGGAGGGGGCTGTAAAGGCTTCAGCTGGGGCTGTTTTCCACATCCCCATTGCGAGAGTGGAGAATTTCGCCTCAGCAATAAAAAAGCTGAAGAAGCTCGGCTTCACGACCTTGGCTGCAGACCTCGATGGAGAGGATCTTGAAGCGGTCTCGCTCCTTCTTCCGGCAGCAGTGGTCATAGGAGGGGAGGATAGGGGCGTCTCAAGGCCTGTGAAGAAGCAGTGCGATTTCGTGGTGAAAATTCCGGGTGTTGGGAAGGTTAACAGCCTCAATCTGAGCGTGGCTGCGGGCATATTCCTTTACACCCTCAGCCGACAGAAATATTAA
- a CDS encoding transglutaminase-like domain-containing protein, protein MLKKIAGLALIIISVSLLSSFISSLDFSKTGFEGLIGKGDFGGGNSAGVQYPQYSTTQGEVFGGEGSGGGFASLSDSSSTFNPPNVPLFFVEGLNPETNYLRLYTATRYENGKWVEDKGDCSQESIPIARKFKLTPIVELNRYLPVSKDTKGILPVGENIERCYNAATGTFRINATRSPYYGFTTAKSFKPTSFMGTASYPDPEIRALAEKITANATSDLEKVKAIESYLKNNYINTYVERTDVKEFLFKTKRGTAREFATAFVLLAQSIGIPARAVFGYLADPVETNQTIFASDAYVWAEVRFKEGWMEFDPAPEGRGINTTTAITYIDSKLVAGENFTVRGYVEDEFGNDVSGYVEIFLKKDKKSREGILAGVVPVKNGKFEAVLKVPEVTGRYSVQAHFTGTLYHMESWSDPEVEIYYRPTFNVTLPSRVPEWFTLSGKLESSPPFSGQIHLCVDGSCRKIEVVNGNFREELSLAKGKHEIALIFKGMGYLLPAEFRKEVEAGEVSVAINEAVGEGEDVTGVVYFNGQPVNATVRIGNVTVKAVNGNFSAKLPLNLGKNELKVEIPDLLYSETKIVYMKEPVEIKAQKVDGKLRVIVLDKDGNPADGFVEVDGVKKELLNGMAEFEVENPKLIVYSGSERYFPAIKEFSSVTPFILIPVAVAAISVGALLAYRMLFRVEKIDFFVEKEHPELPNIWDVGETVKIRLSEPAFVRYDGFEEFTDTITLTPEKYGTVRVQAFREDGRKRKRGEIEIKVAPYSNGIAEIVRKIDEIGRKRLGRVESMTAREVMEKLGVRAEVLLNYFERGVYGGEEYTRRDFLEAFYDYLRVVGDEA, encoded by the coding sequence ATGCTGAAAAAAATTGCAGGATTAGCCCTAATCATAATTTCAGTTTCACTGCTGTCGAGCTTCATCTCATCACTCGATTTCAGCAAAACCGGTTTTGAGGGGCTAATCGGCAAAGGGGATTTCGGAGGCGGGAATTCTGCGGGAGTGCAGTATCCTCAGTACTCAACCACCCAGGGGGAAGTTTTCGGAGGTGAAGGTAGCGGAGGGGGCTTTGCAAGTCTTAGCGACAGCTCAAGCACGTTCAACCCTCCCAACGTTCCGCTCTTCTTTGTGGAGGGGCTGAATCCCGAAACAAACTACCTCAGGCTGTACACCGCGACTAGGTACGAGAACGGGAAGTGGGTTGAAGATAAAGGAGATTGCAGCCAGGAATCGATACCAATAGCAAGGAAATTCAAGCTCACGCCCATCGTCGAACTGAACCGCTACCTTCCCGTCTCAAAAGACACGAAAGGGATACTCCCGGTCGGTGAGAACATAGAAAGGTGCTACAACGCCGCAACCGGAACCTTCAGGATTAACGCTACCAGGTCTCCTTATTACGGCTTCACGACTGCAAAGAGCTTTAAGCCAACAAGCTTTATGGGAACTGCAAGCTACCCCGATCCCGAAATACGCGCTCTGGCGGAGAAAATTACCGCCAACGCCACATCCGACCTCGAGAAGGTAAAGGCCATAGAGAGCTATCTCAAAAACAACTACATAAACACGTACGTCGAGAGAACCGACGTTAAAGAGTTTCTTTTCAAAACGAAAAGGGGCACTGCAAGAGAATTTGCCACCGCCTTTGTGCTCCTCGCCCAGTCGATAGGAATTCCCGCAAGGGCAGTATTCGGCTATCTTGCAGACCCTGTCGAGACCAATCAGACCATTTTCGCCAGCGATGCCTACGTCTGGGCGGAGGTGAGGTTCAAGGAAGGCTGGATGGAGTTCGACCCCGCTCCCGAGGGGAGGGGGATTAACACTACAACCGCCATAACATACATTGACTCGAAGCTCGTGGCGGGGGAGAACTTTACCGTCAGAGGTTACGTTGAGGACGAATTCGGCAATGATGTTTCGGGATACGTTGAGATTTTCCTCAAAAAGGACAAAAAGAGCAGAGAGGGAATCCTTGCCGGAGTTGTGCCCGTTAAAAACGGCAAGTTTGAGGCCGTGCTAAAGGTGCCGGAGGTAACGGGGAGGTACAGCGTTCAGGCTCACTTCACGGGCACGCTCTACCACATGGAATCGTGGAGCGACCCGGAGGTTGAAATTTACTACCGTCCGACCTTCAACGTAACTCTGCCCAGCAGAGTTCCAGAATGGTTCACTCTTTCGGGAAAACTTGAATCATCGCCTCCATTCAGCGGGCAGATACACCTCTGCGTTGATGGTAGCTGCAGAAAGATTGAAGTCGTTAACGGTAATTTCAGAGAAGAGCTCTCATTGGCAAAGGGGAAGCACGAGATTGCGCTGATTTTCAAAGGAATGGGGTATCTTCTTCCTGCGGAGTTCAGGAAGGAAGTTGAAGCTGGAGAGGTGAGCGTTGCGATAAATGAGGCCGTTGGGGAAGGAGAGGATGTTACAGGGGTGGTTTACTTCAATGGCCAGCCGGTAAACGCAACGGTAAGGATAGGAAACGTTACGGTTAAAGCTGTAAACGGCAACTTCTCTGCTAAATTGCCCCTTAATCTCGGAAAGAACGAGCTGAAAGTAGAGATTCCGGATTTGCTATACTCGGAAACGAAAATCGTTTACATGAAGGAACCTGTAGAAATAAAGGCTCAGAAGGTTGACGGAAAGCTGAGAGTCATCGTTCTCGATAAAGATGGAAATCCAGCCGATGGATTCGTCGAGGTTGACGGTGTGAAGAAGGAGCTCTTGAACGGCATGGCCGAGTTTGAGGTTGAGAATCCAAAGCTCATAGTTTACTCAGGCAGCGAGAGGTACTTCCCGGCCATAAAGGAATTCTCGTCTGTCACACCTTTTATTCTCATTCCCGTTGCGGTCGCTGCCATCAGCGTTGGTGCACTCCTCGCTTACCGCATGCTCTTCAGAGTTGAGAAAATAGATTTTTTCGTTGAGAAGGAGCATCCTGAGCTTCCTAACATCTGGGATGTTGGGGAAACCGTGAAGATCAGGCTGAGCGAGCCGGCGTTTGTCAGATACGACGGCTTCGAGGAGTTCACGGACACCATAACGCTTACACCCGAAAAGTACGGGACGGTGAGGGTTCAGGCTTTCAGGGAGGACGGCAGGAAGAGGAAGAGGGGTGAGATTGAGATTAAAGTGGCTCCCTACTCGAATGGAATTGCTGAAATCGTCAGAAAGATTGATGAAATCGGCAGAAAAAGGCTGGGCAGGGTTGAGAGCATGACTGCGAGGGAGGTTATGGAGAAGCTCGGCGTAAGGGCTGAAGTCCTGCTGAACTACTTTGAGAGGGGCGTTTACGGTGGGGAAGAGTACACGAGAAGGGATTTTCTTGAGGCTTTTTACGACTACTTGAGGGTGGTTGGCGATGAGGCTTAA
- a CDS encoding tRNA uridine(34) 5-carboxymethylaminomethyl modification radical SAM/GNAT enzyme Elp3: MFELAKEIAENARSKEEVLRIKRLFARRHGLSTIPSDAEILRAAKGTELYGKLREILRVKPVRTISGVAVVAVMTSPAPCPHGKCLPCPGGVEKNTPQSYVGLEPAAMRGRQHGYDAFKQVTARLRELESIGHDVSKVEIIVMGGTFPARDADYKEKFMLGIFNALNSFNSNTKPENDLERAKRKNERAKARCVGITFETRPDYAREEHIREMLRFGGTKVELGVQSLYDDVLERIKRGHGVKEVAEATRLLRDSAFKVGYHIMPGLPGSSFERDLRMFRELFENDSFKPDYLKIYPTLVVEGTELYEMWKRGEYEPYTTEEVVELIVMAKRRFPEWVRVQRIQRDIPVKAAIGLDKGNIRQLVHRRLKEMGYSCRCIRCREVGHKGVRPEEYSKAELVVREYVASEGREFFISFEIPEYDALVGFVRLRFPKEPFIEVLRDAALIRELHVYGRAVPIGQSSDAFQHRGFGERLLKEAEEIAKEEYDRIAVISGVGVRDYYRKLGYRLRQGYMVKKL; this comes from the coding sequence GTGTTTGAGCTTGCCAAAGAGATTGCCGAGAATGCAAGAAGCAAGGAGGAAGTTCTCAGGATAAAGAGGTTATTCGCCAGAAGGCACGGCCTCTCCACCATACCGTCGGACGCCGAGATACTCAGGGCTGCGAAAGGGACGGAGCTCTACGGAAAATTGAGGGAGATTCTGAGAGTTAAGCCCGTCAGAACCATCAGCGGTGTTGCTGTGGTGGCTGTAATGACGTCTCCAGCACCCTGTCCCCACGGCAAGTGCCTTCCGTGCCCCGGTGGTGTGGAGAAGAACACACCGCAGAGCTACGTCGGCCTTGAGCCTGCGGCGATGAGGGGGAGGCAGCACGGCTACGATGCATTTAAGCAGGTCACTGCAAGACTTAGGGAGCTTGAGAGCATAGGCCACGACGTTAGCAAGGTTGAGATAATCGTGATGGGCGGAACCTTTCCCGCGAGAGACGCTGATTACAAGGAAAAATTCATGCTGGGTATTTTCAACGCTCTCAACAGCTTTAACAGCAACACCAAACCCGAAAATGACCTGGAAAGGGCGAAGAGGAAGAATGAGAGGGCCAAGGCGAGGTGCGTTGGGATAACATTCGAGACCCGGCCGGATTATGCGAGAGAGGAGCACATAAGGGAGATGCTGAGGTTCGGCGGTACAAAGGTTGAGCTGGGCGTTCAGAGCCTTTACGATGACGTGCTGGAGAGAATAAAGAGGGGACACGGGGTTAAGGAAGTTGCGGAGGCAACGAGACTGCTCAGGGACTCAGCCTTTAAGGTCGGCTACCACATCATGCCCGGACTTCCGGGGTCGAGCTTTGAAAGAGACCTGAGAATGTTCAGAGAGCTTTTCGAGAACGATAGCTTCAAGCCGGATTACCTCAAAATTTACCCTACTCTTGTCGTTGAGGGGACGGAGCTTTACGAGATGTGGAAGAGAGGGGAGTATGAGCCATACACAACTGAAGAGGTGGTGGAGCTAATCGTAATGGCAAAGCGTCGCTTTCCCGAGTGGGTGAGGGTTCAGAGGATTCAGCGCGACATTCCCGTTAAGGCGGCAATAGGCTTGGACAAGGGCAACATCAGGCAGCTTGTCCACAGAAGGCTGAAGGAGATGGGATACAGCTGCAGGTGCATTCGCTGCAGGGAGGTTGGACACAAAGGGGTGAGGCCCGAGGAGTACTCCAAAGCCGAGCTTGTTGTAAGAGAGTACGTTGCATCCGAAGGTAGGGAGTTCTTCATATCCTTCGAAATACCCGAGTACGATGCGCTTGTCGGCTTTGTGAGGCTGAGGTTTCCCAAAGAGCCTTTTATCGAGGTGTTGAGAGATGCTGCTCTAATTAGGGAGCTTCACGTTTACGGCAGGGCTGTGCCGATTGGGCAGAGCAGCGACGCCTTCCAGCACAGGGGGTTTGGTGAGAGGCTGCTGAAAGAGGCTGAGGAGATTGCGAAGGAAGAATACGACAGAATTGCGGTAATCAGCGGTGTGGGTGTGAGGGATTACTACAGAAAACTTGGCTACAGGCTCAGACAAGGATACATGGTCAAGAAACTGTAG
- a CDS encoding helix-turn-helix domain-containing protein, translated as MIDVDTLFGRKPDGESQKILKVISRSGMSNILFSLEKAPLRFSQLMFETKLNPGILDRHLKALMQLNIVEKNSDSYELTPSGKRLVKILEQLFSIV; from the coding sequence GTGATAGACGTCGATACACTCTTTGGAAGAAAGCCGGATGGGGAAAGCCAGAAAATTTTGAAAGTTATTTCCCGCAGTGGGATGAGTAACATCCTTTTCAGCCTTGAAAAGGCTCCCCTCCGGTTTTCTCAGCTGATGTTTGAGACGAAGCTGAATCCGGGAATTTTGGACAGGCACTTAAAGGCTCTGATGCAGCTGAACATTGTTGAGAAGAACAGCGATTCGTACGAGCTTACACCGAGCGGAAAGCGGCTCGTGAAAATTCTTGAGCAACTCTTTTCAATTGTGTAG
- a CDS encoding UPF0058 family protein produces the protein MSGQFGKEELVHLHLLLFHVKKTFECYGIENEYFNEYDRLNISPVQIFRQKNEHQEAIFKLCMGIMKAMGKEREAEELCKSLKRLAMVRATY, from the coding sequence ATGTCTGGCCAGTTTGGCAAAGAAGAACTCGTCCATTTGCATTTGCTTCTTTTCCACGTGAAAAAAACTTTTGAGTGCTACGGTATCGAGAACGAATACTTCAACGAATACGACAGATTGAACATCTCCCCTGTGCAGATTTTCAGACAGAAAAACGAACATCAGGAGGCCATTTTCAAGCTCTGCATGGGGATAATGAAGGCCATGGGAAAGGAAAGGGAAGCCGAGGAGCTCTGCAAGAGCTTGAAGAGGCTGGCAATGGTGAGAGCGACGTATTAA
- a CDS encoding DEAD/DEAH box helicase has translation MDELFCPQCGMLKRRCKCRKRSIRQRNLELLKKVGYKEFLLPLFDTDDEIVLYKVLRPFREKPTEELDFLPSELASCLRKRGIGRLYPFQKEAMIRLMEGRDVVITAPTGFGKTEAFAVPMLWRALHGGKAMVFYPTKALARDQEEKIKFYTSSLGLRAVRFDGDSGREERRAVLSGKCDIILTNPDMVDYHLRNTPAFRRICRELSFIAVDELHTYTGVLGSNMHYLVKRLSRFAEFQIACASATLSNAAEFAEELFDRDFVLVSGEHRKGTLHLIFRYTPSLYSAVREIVTALRNRKIIVFGNSYKSVETINLILRRHGLKSAIHKSGLPKEVREEVEAKFKRGEINIVVSTPTLELGVDIGDVDVVVSELVPYGQMIQRVGRAGRKGQESVGVVILREDDSISTYYRTKPEDYFKEEANGYVERHNEEVMKFQLISMCIEKPVRLEELDRQSAEIMQKLQAQGIVVEREGAFHPTAKAIELSRAFSFRGIGDAVKIYHDGKYIGERALPIAVKELFPGSILVHNGVRYRTVELDLKRLRAEVVELDYGNEITDPLYMTIPRIIEVEDEIEEPVNAVYCSIEINYLVHGYIERDVFDRERKAFHYLDEPVSYTFKTKGFLFSAPFPDPADYEDYYAGSFHALEHVIIETTDAITGGGSREMGGISVPEGDIFVYDASVGGSGLSKLLFKRLRRAFEISKTILESCDCGRVDGCPKCTYSYQCGNNNQPLNRIGALNIAEKVIKGVKRKTDWRKYTDVIEIRYFP, from the coding sequence GTGGACGAGTTGTTCTGCCCTCAGTGCGGGATGCTGAAAAGGAGGTGCAAGTGCAGGAAGCGGAGTATAAGGCAGAGAAACCTCGAGCTCCTGAAAAAGGTTGGCTACAAAGAGTTCCTTTTACCGCTTTTCGACACGGATGACGAAATAGTCCTCTACAAGGTTCTCAGACCCTTCAGGGAAAAACCAACAGAAGAGCTCGATTTTCTTCCATCAGAGCTTGCCAGCTGCCTTAGAAAAAGGGGTATTGGTAGGCTTTATCCGTTTCAGAAGGAGGCCATGATTCGGCTTATGGAGGGGAGAGACGTCGTCATCACAGCCCCAACAGGATTCGGCAAGACAGAGGCCTTTGCAGTTCCAATGCTTTGGAGGGCTTTGCACGGCGGTAAGGCCATGGTCTTTTACCCCACCAAAGCTCTCGCAAGAGACCAGGAGGAAAAAATCAAGTTCTACACCTCATCTCTCGGCCTGAGGGCGGTGAGATTCGATGGAGATTCCGGCAGAGAGGAAAGAAGGGCTGTGCTGAGCGGGAAGTGCGACATCATCCTGACCAATCCGGATATGGTTGACTACCACCTCAGGAACACGCCGGCCTTCAGAAGAATCTGCAGAGAACTCAGCTTCATCGCGGTTGACGAGCTCCACACCTACACGGGAGTTTTGGGCAGCAACATGCACTACCTCGTGAAAAGGCTATCCAGGTTTGCGGAGTTTCAGATAGCCTGCGCTTCGGCCACACTTTCAAACGCCGCCGAATTTGCCGAGGAGCTATTTGACAGAGACTTCGTACTGGTGTCTGGAGAGCACAGGAAGGGGACACTCCACCTCATTTTCCGCTACACACCCAGCCTTTACTCGGCGGTCAGAGAGATAGTCACGGCCTTGAGAAACAGGAAGATTATCGTTTTCGGAAACAGCTACAAGAGCGTTGAGACTATAAACCTGATACTGAGGCGACACGGGCTGAAATCGGCAATACACAAGAGCGGGCTGCCGAAGGAGGTCAGGGAGGAGGTTGAGGCGAAGTTCAAGAGGGGAGAGATTAACATCGTTGTCTCAACCCCAACTCTTGAGCTCGGAGTGGACATCGGAGATGTTGATGTTGTCGTTTCCGAGCTCGTTCCGTATGGGCAGATGATTCAGAGAGTGGGAAGGGCGGGGAGAAAGGGACAGGAAAGCGTAGGGGTAGTGATTCTGAGGGAGGACGACTCCATAAGCACCTACTACAGGACAAAGCCTGAGGACTATTTTAAGGAGGAGGCAAACGGCTACGTTGAGAGGCACAACGAGGAGGTTATGAAGTTCCAGCTCATCTCTATGTGCATCGAGAAGCCCGTACGGCTTGAAGAGCTGGATAGACAGTCTGCAGAAATCATGCAGAAACTCCAGGCTCAGGGAATTGTCGTTGAGAGGGAGGGAGCTTTTCATCCAACGGCAAAAGCAATAGAGCTGAGCAGAGCTTTCAGTTTTCGCGGAATAGGTGATGCGGTTAAAATATACCACGATGGAAAGTACATAGGGGAGAGGGCTTTACCGATAGCCGTAAAGGAGCTGTTTCCGGGAAGCATTTTGGTGCACAACGGTGTGAGGTACAGAACCGTTGAGTTAGACCTGAAAAGACTGAGAGCTGAGGTCGTTGAGCTGGATTACGGAAACGAAATAACAGACCCGCTCTACATGACCATCCCGAGAATAATTGAAGTTGAAGATGAAATTGAGGAGCCTGTGAATGCCGTTTACTGCTCAATCGAAATTAACTACCTCGTTCACGGATACATTGAGCGAGACGTCTTCGACAGAGAGAGGAAGGCTTTTCACTACCTCGACGAGCCCGTGAGCTACACCTTCAAAACAAAGGGGTTCCTATTCTCCGCCCCCTTCCCGGATCCGGCAGACTACGAGGACTACTACGCAGGAAGCTTCCACGCCCTGGAGCACGTTATAATAGAAACGACCGACGCCATAACGGGAGGGGGGAGCAGGGAGATGGGGGGTATATCCGTACCTGAAGGGGATATCTTCGTTTACGACGCGAGCGTTGGGGGAAGCGGTTTGTCAAAGCTCCTCTTCAAAAGACTGAGAAGGGCGTTTGAGATTTCCAAAACGATCCTGGAAAGCTGCGATTGCGGAAGAGTTGACGGCTGCCCCAAGTGCACCTACAGCTACCAGTGCGGAAACAACAACCAGCCCCTCAACAGGATTGGAGCGCTCAACATCGCTGAAAAAGTAATAAAAGGTGTAAAAAGAAAGACGGACTGGAGGAAATACACCGATGTTATCGAAATCAGGTATTTCCCTTAA